The following coding sequences are from one Clostridioides difficile ATCC 9689 = DSM 1296 window:
- the yidD gene encoding membrane protein insertion efficiency factor YidD translates to MNKIIYILKEISKYLSNLCIYLVRFYQKYISPLKGPTCRFYPTCSQYSIEAFKKYGFVKGMYLTIRRILKCHPFHPGGYDPLK, encoded by the coding sequence TTGAATAAAATAATTTATATATTAAAGGAAATAAGTAAGTATTTATCGAATTTATGTATTTATTTAGTGAGATTTTATCAAAAGTATATATCTCCCTTAAAGGGACCTACCTGTAGATTTTATCCAACTTGCTCACAATATTCAATAGAGGCGTTTAAGAAATATGGATTTGTAAAAGGTATGTATTTAACGATAAGAAGAATTTTAAAATGTCATCCTTTTCATCCAGGAGGTTACGACCCTCTAAAATAA
- the rnpA gene encoding ribonuclease P protein component, which produces MDFNRTKGLKKDSDFRKVYKHGKSFANKYLVIYILKNKSDYSRVGISVSKKVGKAITRNRVRRLIKEAYRLNIDEKIKPGYDIVFIARVSSKDATFKDIDKSIKNLVKRTDISI; this is translated from the coding sequence ATGGACTTTAATAGGACTAAAGGGTTGAAAAAAGACTCTGATTTTAGAAAAGTATATAAACACGGCAAATCTTTTGCAAACAAATATTTAGTAATATATATACTTAAAAATAAATCAGATTATAGTAGAGTAGGTATTTCTGTTTCAAAAAAAGTAGGAAAAGCTATTACTAGGAATAGAGTAAGAAGATTAATAAAAGAAGCCTACAGATTAAATATTGATGAAAAAATTAAGCCTGGATATGATATAGTATTTATAGCAAGGGTATCTAGTAAGGATGCTACTTTTAAAGACATAGACAAGTCTATAAAAAATTTAGTTAAAAGAACGGATATTTCTATTTAA